The sequence GTGCGCATCGGCGGCACCGATTTCGACCGCACGCTCAGCCTCGGCACGCTGATGCCGCTGCTCGGCTTCCGCAGCCCGATGAAGCGCCCCGGCCGCGACGTGCCGAGCGGCTATTTTCACGAGCTGGCAACCTGGTCGAGCATCAACCGCCTCTATACCCAGAAGACGCTGCGCGAGCTCAACGAGGTGCGGCGCGAAGCGGCCGAGCCGCATCGGGTGGAGCGGCTGATCCGCGTGATCGAGGAGCAGCGCGGCCATACGCTCGCCATGGAAGCGGAAGCGGCCAAGATCGCGCTGGCCGAGGTGGCGGAGACGCGGGTCGATCTCGGCTGGCTTGAGGCGGGCCTGTCCGTCGGGTTGACGCCGGCGGAACTCGTCGCCCACACGCAGGGCCTGGCCGATCGCATCGCCCGCCGCGTCGACCTCTGCCTTGACCAGGCTGGCCTGGGCGCGGGTGACATCGACGCGCTGTTCCTTACCGGCGGCTCGACACGGCTCGCCCATGTGCGTGCCGCCATCCGCGCCGCCGTGCCGCAGGCGCGGGTGGTGGAAGGCGACACGTTCGGCTCGGTCGGCACCGGCCTCGCCATCGAGGCCGCCCGACGCTACGGCTCGCTCACCCGTGGCGCAGATGGAACGATTTCGGCCGCGTGAGCATCTCAAAACCGATCCGCGAGAGCGAAGCCCCGCGCCCGGTGTCCTTCACCCCGGTCCAGGCGAGGCCGGGGTCGAGATAGTCGCAGCGGTTCATGAACACGGTGCCGGTCTCGATCGCGTCGCCCAGCCGCTCAGCCGCCTCAAGGTCGGTGGTCCAGACCGAGGCGGTGAGGCCGTAGATGCTGTCATTCATCAGCGCCAGCGCCTCCTCGTCGCCACGCACCTTCATGATGCCGACCACCGGGCCGAAACTCTCCTCGCGCATGACCGACATGGTGTGGTCGACGCCGGTCAACACCTGCGGGGCGAGATAGGGCGTACCCTCCTTGGCCGCCGGGAAGCCGGAGGGGTCGATATGGGCATTCGCGCCCTTGTCCACCGCTTCGCGGATCTGGCCGCGAATGAGGTCGGCGAAGCGCTTCTGCGCCATCGGCCCCAGCGTCGTCGCCTCGTCCAGCGGATTGCCCAGCACATAGCGCGAGGTCAGGTCGACGAAGCCATCGACGAAGCGGTCATAGAGCCTCTCATGCACATAGATGCGCTCGATGCCGCAGCAGCACTGGCCGGAATTGTAGAAGGCGCCGTCGACCAGATTGCCCACCGCGAAGTCGAGATCGGCATCGGCGCGCACATAGGCGGGGTCCTTGCCGCCAAGTTCCAGCCCCAGCGGGGTGAACGTGCCCGCCGCCGCCCGTTCGATGGCGCGCCCGCCTTCCACCGAGCCGGTGAAATTGACGAAGTCCACCGCGCCCGAGCCGATCAGCCGCGAGGTCTGGTCATGAGTCAGCACGAGATTGGCGAACAGCCCCGCCGGCAGGCCGGCGCGGTCCATCGCCGCCTGAAACCGCTCGCCGACGAGAATGGTCTGCGCGGCATGTTTGAGCAGCACCGCATTGCCGGCGATCAGCGCCGGGGCGATGGTGTTGACGGCGGTGAGATAGGGGTAGTTCCACGGCGCCACCACCAGCACGAGGCCGAGCGGGTCGCGCTTGATGTAGCGGGTGAAGCCGGGCCGGGCGTCGTGCGGAATGACCGGGGCCAGCGCCTCCTCTGCCATGTCGACGACATAGCGCACCCGCTCCTCGAAGCCGCCGAACTCGCCGCCATAGCGCACCGGCCGGCCCATCTGCTGGGCGAGTTCGGGCACGATTTCCTGGCTCATCGCCAGCATGGCGTCGAGGAAGCGCAGCACATGGGTGGCGCGCTCGGCGATCGGCACCTGCCGCCACACGCGCTGCGCCGCACGCGCGTCGGCCACCGCCCGCGCGATCGCCGCCTCCGAAGCCGCCGGTCGGCGCGCCAGTTCCGAGCCGTCAATCGGCGAAATACAGACAATATCGCTCATGCCACACCTGCACCGGTTTCACGGAGGGGTCCCCGCGCGGGAGGGGAAGATATAAGATACCATCAGCGCGTACAGCCCCGACCTTGCTGGGGCTCATCACGGGTTGCAGGCGCAGCGAATCTCGCTTAATTCGGCCTAATTCATAGTGAGCGGCCCTATGCTACCGCCGCGCCGTGATTGGAATGGGTCAGGGTACCGATGACCGCCTCAACCTCTCCTCATGAACATGGTCGGTATGCCGCGATGAAGCCGAACAAGTCGAGCGTGTCGCCGCTGGGCCCCCGCATCGCTGCACGGGCGGAGCCGAGCGAGCATGAATCCATGTTCGACCTGGCCCCCATCTCGCTGTGGCTGGAGGATTTCAGCGCGGTGCGCGCGCTGTTCGACCGCTGGCGGGCGGAGGGGGTGACCTCGCTGCGCGAACATTTGCGGGGCCATCCCGAACGTGTGGCGGAATGCTCGGCGCGCATCGAGGTGCTCAAGGTCAACCAGCGCACGCTCAACCTGTTCGAGGCCAGCAGCCTGTCGCATCTCGTCGCCAATCTCGACAAGGTGTTCCGTGACGACATGCTCGTCACCCATATTGAGGAGCTCTCCCAGCTCTGGGACGGGCACACCAGCTTCTCCAGCCAGGCGGTGAACTACACGCTGGGCGGCCAGCGCCTCGATATCCAGCTCAAGGGCACGGTGCTTCCCGGCTATGAGGAAAGCCTGGGGCGCATCCTGCTCTCGGCCGAGGACGTGACGGCGCGCGAGACCGCCCGCCGCCAGGCCGCCAACGCCGAGCGCTATGCCATCGGCCTGTTCCAGCACTCGCCCGTGTCGCTTTGGGTGGAGGATTTCTCCACCATCAAGCAGCTGATGGACGATCTGCGCGCCCGCGGCATCGAGGATTTCCGGGTGTTCACCGATGTGCACCCGGAATTCGTCGAGCGCTGCCTCAGCGAGATCCGCGTGATCGAGGTCAACCGGCACACGCTGGACATGTTCGGCGCGTCCAGCACCGCCGAACTTGTCGACAACACCGCCGAGATCTTCCGCGACGACACGCACCGGCATTTCCGCGAGCAGCTGATCGAGCTCTGGAACGGCCGGCTTTTTCACACCCGCGAGGTGGTGAACTACACGCTCTCCGGCGAGATGCTGCACGTGCATCTCCAATTCTCGGTGCTGCCCGGCCATGAGGATGATTGGTCGCTGGTGCAGGTGGCGCTGACCGACATCACCGCCCGCAAGAAAGCCGAGGCCTATCTCGAATATCTCGGCAAGCACGATGTGCTGACCAAGCTCTACAACCGCAGCTTCTATGTCGACGAGCTGAACCGGCTGGAACGGCGGGGGCCGTTCCCGGTCACGCTCATCTCGATTCACCTCAATGGCCTGCGACGGGTGAACGAACAGCTCGGTCAGTCGGCAGGCGACATGCTGCTGCGCCGCGCCGGCGAGGTCATCGCCAAGGCGGTGGACCCGCAGCATTGCGCCGCCCGCATTGCCGGCAATGAATTCGCCGTGCTGCTGCCGGGCACCGATGCGGAAGTGGGGCACGCGGTGATGGAGAACATCCGCGAGCTGGCCGCGCTCAACAACCAGTTCTATTCCGCCACCACGCTCAGCCTGTCGCTCGGCCTCGCCACCAGCGCGCCCGGCGAAAGGCTGGAAGCGGTGGTGCGCCGGGCTGAAGCGGCGCGCGAGGCCGACCGGCAGCCTTCCGATCTCGGCCTCTGACGTCGCAGCGGCGCGTGCGCCGAGATAGGGCTCAGGCGCCACCGCGCACGGTCAGGTCTTCCAGCTCGGCGAGATGGACGAAACACAACTTGTTGCCCTCGGGGTCGCGGCCATAGGCACCGTAATAGTCGGGGGCATAGTTCGGCCGCAGGCCCGGCGCACCTTCGTCGATCCCGCCATGGTCGACCAGCGCCCGCCACGCGGCATCCACCGCCGCCGGCGAGGGGGCGGCAAAGCTGACCTGGGTGCCGTTGCCCCAGCTGGCGGGAAGTCCGTTGAACGGCAACTGCACGAAGAATTGCGGCCAGCGCCGCCCTGGCATCACCCACATGGACCCGGGCGGGCCGCCATCGGAGGGCTCGTCCACCCGCACCAGACCAAGCGGCAGCAGCACGGCGTCATAAAAGGCGGTCAGCCGGTCGAGATCGCGGGCGCCGAGAATGATGTGGCTGAACATGGGGTCTCCTTGATCCTACGCATGGCACCGTCGGGCCGGCGGGTGATGGTTGTCGCTCGGCCCATTTAGCGCAAGCCGTCATTGACATCGCCTCGCGCGAGAGAGGGTCGACACCGGCGCGAATGCGCAGTAAACCGGGGCCAAGAATTACATCAGCTTCCAGTTTGTTTGGAAGTTTTCACTTGTATGGATTGTAAATGAGCAATCTCCACACCGAGCGCGTGCTGTCGGTCCACCACTGGACCGACAATCTGTTCACCTTCACCACAACGCGCGACCCGGCGCTGCGGTTCAAGAACGGCCAGTTCGTGATGATCGGCCTTCAGGTCGACGGCAAGCCGCTCCTGCGCGCCTATTCCATCGCCAGCGCGAATTACGAAGAAACGCTGGAGTTCTTCTCGATCAAGGTGGCGAATGGCCCGCTGACCTCGCGCCTGCAGCACCTGAAGGTCGGCGACGAGGTGATCGTCGGGCGCAAGCCAACCGGCACGCTGCTGGTGGATTATCTCGTGCCTGGCCGGCGGCTCTATCTGCTGTCCACCGGCACTGGCCTCGCCCCGTTCATGAGCCTCATCAAGGACCCGGAGACCTATGAGGCGTATGAGAAGGTGATCCTTGTGCACGGCGTGCGCACGGTGGGCGAACTGGCCTATCAGGACTTCATCGAGAACGAGCTGCCGGACAATGAGTTCTTCGGCGAGCTGGTGCGCGAGAAGCTGGTCTATTACCCCACGGTGACGCGCGAGCCCTATCGCAACCAGGGCCGCATTACCGATCTCATCACCTCGGGCAAGCTGTTCACCGATCTCGACCTGCCCCCGCTCGACAAGGAAGACGACCGTGTGATGCTGTGCGGCAGCCCGCAGCTGCTCGACGACATGCGCGTGATCCTGAAGGAGAAGGGCTTCGAGGAAGGCTCGACCACGGAGCCGGGCGACTTCGTGATCGAGAAGGCCTTCGTCGAGAAGTAAGGACCTTAAACCAGGGCCGGCGGCCGCAACGGCCGCCGCGCCTCAGCGCACCCGGCGGTCCGCGTCCCAGCGGTCGCGGTCGGCGCGCGCCGCCTCTTCCGGCGACAGCACGCGGTATTCCGCTTCGATGATCTCGGGGCCGGACGTGCCGGCGCGCCGGCGACCGCCGAACAGGCGGTAGGCAAGGCCGGCGATGACGATGATGGGAAAGACCACGAGGAACACGCTGGCCGCCACAAGGGCCAGAGCCGTGCCGAGCGCCAGCGCCACGGCGACGACGAGCGCCACCTGCCACCAGCTCACTTTTCGGACGGTGAAACGCACGCGATCGAACGGGTCGGTCGAGCTCATCCTTTAGGTCTTTCCTCCTGGCGCGGTCTCGCCGCGTCTAGTTGATATGGGGAGCCGGCGCGCGGCGTGCCAGCGCCAACCGTGTAATTTCAATGACACGGAAGCGCGATCGATTTTCAATGACGTTCGCCGGCCCGGACCGGCGCAACGGGGAACATGATGCTACGCGACGCAGTGGAAGGCGACCTCACCGGCATCCTCGCCATCTATAATCATGCCGTACTGAACTCGACCGCCATCTGGAACGACACGCCCGCCGATCTCGCCGCGCGCCGCGCCTGGCTGCGCGACCGTCAGGGGCGCGGCTATCCCGTCATCGTCGCGGCGGAAGGCGGCGAGGTGCTGGGCTATGCCAGCTTCGGCGATTTCCGCCCCTTCGAAGGCTTCCGCATCAGCGTCGAGCACTCGGTCTATGTCGCCGAGGCCGCGCGCGGGCGCGGGCTCGGGCGGGCGCTGGTGGAAGCGCTGTTCGCCCCGGCGCGCGCGCTCGGCAAGAAAGTGATGATCGGCGGCATCACCGGCGGCAATGACGCGTCCCTCGCCCTGCATGCCCGGCTCGGCTTCGTCGAGACCGGCCGCATGCCCGGCATCGGCATCAAATTCGGCCGGCGCCTCGACCTGATCTTCATGCAGAAAGAGTTGTAGTATTTAGTTGAACAACTCTTGATCGTATGGTGTTCTGTGACCTCCTCCAGGGGGAGCCGGACGCCATGGGCTGGGGTTATGATGCACTGTTGCCGCTGGTCATCGCCTTCGGCATTCCCGCCATCCTGATCTTCATCCGCAGCAGCGTGCGGCAGAAGCGGGCCGGTATCGCCGACGAGATCAAGAAGGGCTTCGGCTTCAACAACGAAGCCACCCCGTCCTTTGAATTCGTCGAGGCGAAATATGCGCCCGATACCAAGGACCACGTCTGGCCGCGCCTGTTCGTCAGCTCCATTCCGTTTTGCCTGGTGGCGATGCTCGGGCTGGAAATCATCTTCTCCCTGGCCAGAAAGGAGGGGTCGAGCCTGGCAAACTGGATCGCGGCCAGCGCCTTGCTCGGCACCAATGGCGAAAAGGTGGGGGAGGTCACGGCGCTGCTCGGCTTCGTCTTCGCCGGCGGCATCCTGTTTTCGCTCGGCTATCTGATGCGCGCGGTAACGAATTTCGAGCTGGGCCCGCTCAGCTTCCTGCGGGCCACCACCCATATGCTGATGGCCGCTGTCACCGTCGTCGTGCTGTGGCGGGCGATGCCGGCAGGGCCGGGCTGGATTCCCACCGGCACGCTGTGGTTCCTCGCCGCATTCCTGTTCGGCTTCTTTCCCGACCTTGGCCTGCGCTACGCGATCAGCCGCACGACCTGGCTGCCGCTCAAGGGCGAGCGCACCGAGCTGCTCGATCGCGTGCGCGGTACGCCGCTGGAGGTGATCGACGGCATCGACGCCTGGACACGGTTCCGGCTCGACGAGATGATGATCATGGACGTGCAGAACCTCGCTACCGCCAATCCGATCATGCTCTATGTCGAGACGCCCTTCGGCCTCTATGAGTGCATCGACTGGATCGCCCAGGCCCAGCTTTGCATCATTGTCGGCCCGCACGCCTTCCTGGCGCTGCGCCAGCACAATATACGCACCATCTTCGATCTGGAGCGCGCCACGGTGCGCGACGGAGCGACGCCAAATCTGCGGGCGATGATCGCCGATACCCTGGAACAAAGTGCCCGCGAGGAAGCCGCGGCGCTGAAGAAGGCGGCGCCGAGGACGGCAGGCGACACGCCCGAGCCGCCCCCGGCGGCCAAGCCGTCGGTCGCGCTGACCGACGACGACCGCAAGCACCTATTCGAGATGATGCTGGACGATTTGCACGTCCACCGGCTGCGGCAGATCTGGGAACTGGTGGCGGCGAAACTGGGCGAGCCCTATCGCCGCCTGAGACCCCTGCCCGGCCCTGACACCGTCAGGGTCGAAGTGGGCGCGGGCGCCGGGCAGGAAGCACCCACCCGGATTGCCGCTCAGTAGCGGTAATGGTCCGGCTTAAACGGGCCTTCCACCGGCACGCCGATATAATCCGCCTGCTCGGGGCGCAGCTTGGTCAGCTTCACGCCCAGCTTCTCCAGATGCAGCGCCGCCACCTTCTCGTCGAGCACCTTCGGCAGGGTGTAGACCTTCTTGTCGTACTTACCCACATTCGCCCAGAGTTCGATCTGCGCCAGCGTCTGGTTCGAGAAGGACGAGGACATCACGAAGGACGGATGACCCATCGCATTGCCGAGATTCACCAGCCGCCCTTCCGAGAGCAGGATGATGCGGTTGCCAGCGGGGAACTCGATTTCGTCCACCTGCGGCTTGATATTGGTCCACTTGAAGTTCTTCAGGCCGGCAACCTGAATCTCGTTGTCGAAATGGCCGATATTGCAGACGATGGCCCGGTCCTTCATCTGCCGCATATGGTCGACGGTGATGATGTCCTTGTTGCCGGTGGCGGTGACATAGATGTCGGCGCGGGAGAAGGCGTCCTCGATGGTCGCCACCTCATAGC comes from Ancylobacter polymorphus and encodes:
- a CDS encoding GNAT family N-acetyltransferase, which produces MLRDAVEGDLTGILAIYNHAVLNSTAIWNDTPADLAARRAWLRDRQGRGYPVIVAAEGGEVLGYASFGDFRPFEGFRISVEHSVYVAEAARGRGLGRALVEALFAPARALGKKVMIGGITGGNDASLALHARLGFVETGRMPGIGIKFGRRLDLIFMQKEL
- a CDS encoding ferredoxin--NADP reductase; amino-acid sequence: MSNLHTERVLSVHHWTDNLFTFTTTRDPALRFKNGQFVMIGLQVDGKPLLRAYSIASANYEETLEFFSIKVANGPLTSRLQHLKVGDEVIVGRKPTGTLLVDYLVPGRRLYLLSTGTGLAPFMSLIKDPETYEAYEKVILVHGVRTVGELAYQDFIENELPDNEFFGELVREKLVYYPTVTREPYRNQGRITDLITSGKLFTDLDLPPLDKEDDRVMLCGSPQLLDDMRVILKEKGFEEGSTTEPGDFVIEKAFVEK
- a CDS encoding VOC family protein, whose product is MFSHIILGARDLDRLTAFYDAVLLPLGLVRVDEPSDGGPPGSMWVMPGRRWPQFFVQLPFNGLPASWGNGTQVSFAAPSPAAVDAAWRALVDHGGIDEGAPGLRPNYAPDYYGAYGRDPEGNKLCFVHLAELEDLTVRGGA
- a CDS encoding sensor domain-containing diguanylate cyclase; its protein translation is MKPNKSSVSPLGPRIAARAEPSEHESMFDLAPISLWLEDFSAVRALFDRWRAEGVTSLREHLRGHPERVAECSARIEVLKVNQRTLNLFEASSLSHLVANLDKVFRDDMLVTHIEELSQLWDGHTSFSSQAVNYTLGGQRLDIQLKGTVLPGYEESLGRILLSAEDVTARETARRQAANAERYAIGLFQHSPVSLWVEDFSTIKQLMDDLRARGIEDFRVFTDVHPEFVERCLSEIRVIEVNRHTLDMFGASSTAELVDNTAEIFRDDTHRHFREQLIELWNGRLFHTREVVNYTLSGEMLHVHLQFSVLPGHEDDWSLVQVALTDITARKKAEAYLEYLGKHDVLTKLYNRSFYVDELNRLERRGPFPVTLISIHLNGLRRVNEQLGQSAGDMLLRRAGEVIAKAVDPQHCAARIAGNEFAVLLPGTDAEVGHAVMENIRELAALNNQFYSATTLSLSLGLATSAPGERLEAVVRRAEAAREADRQPSDLGL
- a CDS encoding Hsp70 family protein; translated protein: MNFCGLDFGTSNTTLAFWRDGAPVLAALEADKTTVPSAVFYDRQGHLTIGRAAMARYVGGEDGRLMRSLKAVLGSPLIEEKTQIGKRAIGFRDVIADYLRAVKARAEADAGTALTRVVLGRPVFFVDEDAAANAKAEDTLRAIAADIGFAEVSTQFEPIAAALDYEQQTRAEEIALIADIGGGTSDFSIVRLGPARRARADRSGDILANDGVRIGGTDFDRTLSLGTLMPLLGFRSPMKRPGRDVPSGYFHELATWSSINRLYTQKTLRELNEVRREAAEPHRVERLIRVIEEQRGHTLAMEAEAAKIALAEVAETRVDLGWLEAGLSVGLTPAELVAHTQGLADRIARRVDLCLDQAGLGAGDIDALFLTGGSTRLAHVRAAIRAAVPQARVVEGDTFGSVGTGLAIEAARRYGSLTRGADGTISAA
- a CDS encoding aldehyde dehydrogenase family protein, which codes for MSDIVCISPIDGSELARRPAASEAAIARAVADARAAQRVWRQVPIAERATHVLRFLDAMLAMSQEIVPELAQQMGRPVRYGGEFGGFEERVRYVVDMAEEALAPVIPHDARPGFTRYIKRDPLGLVLVVAPWNYPYLTAVNTIAPALIAGNAVLLKHAAQTILVGERFQAAMDRAGLPAGLFANLVLTHDQTSRLIGSGAVDFVNFTGSVEGGRAIERAAAGTFTPLGLELGGKDPAYVRADADLDFAVGNLVDGAFYNSGQCCCGIERIYVHERLYDRFVDGFVDLTSRYVLGNPLDEATTLGPMAQKRFADLIRGQIREAVDKGANAHIDPSGFPAAKEGTPYLAPQVLTGVDHTMSVMREESFGPVVGIMKVRGDEEALALMNDSIYGLTASVWTTDLEAAERLGDAIETGTVFMNRCDYLDPGLAWTGVKDTGRGASLSRIGFEMLTRPKSFHLRHG